The genomic region atccactgtgtacaaaacttgtcccgcacattccTGTAAAttctgcccctttcaccttaaagctatgtccactagtcttcgacatttccaccctgtgaagaagctactgtctaccttatctatgcctctcataaacttacatacttctatcaggtctcccattaACCTCCTGCACTGAGATGAGACCTAAAAAGAAAtcatttagaacgtagaacagtacagcacgggacgcCCGTcgactcacaatgtctgtgccgaacatgatgccaagaccaactcttatctgcctgcacataatccacatccatgCATAGTCATGTGCCTACCTAACAgcctcgtatctgcttccacaaccGCCCCCGGCAATgttttccaggcactcaccagcctcctgcaaaaaagttgccctgcacatctccttttaactttgtGCCTATCAccttcaagctttgccctctaatatttggcatttccatcctgggaaaacagTTCTGACTCCACCCTGTCTACGCCTCTCagaattctatcaggtctcccctcaaactccggtgttccagagaaaataatccatgtctgtccaacctctcccgaaagctaataccacctaatccaggaaccattctggtaaaccccacCTCTACCCCTTAACAAAGTTTCCATATCCATGTCCTGTGACTAGAactacatgcaatactccaaatgcagcttaatcAAAAtcttataaaactgcatcatgacttcctgactcctataTTCAATacaccgaccaatgaaggcaagcataccacatacCTTCTTTCccactacttgtgttgccactttcaggaagtaaTAGACATGGACCCCAAAATCCATGTTAAGGGTCTCCCGAGAGGGAAGCTTCTTTCCTCCATCTCCATTTATTAACAGTACAACACTGCCTCAGTTTCAAACACAGAAGGCCAGTACTCTGTCAATGTAAATAGAAGACATTTTGCACACAAAACCCCTAGTTCTATGGAATTACAGATCTCTTAAAAACCAGTGAAAAATAATAATTGGGGGTCTGTTTCCAATCAGCTTGCTTTTGTAGAATCAAGTCTTCAGTCATTTTGAGTCATACATTTTAAACAGCTCAGGGCACAGAATACAGCAAAACAATGGGACCAGACAGCATCCTGAGTGTAGATACAATGAAGTGCAGATCCTGCAATCCTGAGTAAAAaacaattgctggagcaacttagtggatcaagcagcatttatGAAGGGGGTGGATAGATGATGTTGATGCCAGAGGTTGAAGGGGCTCCTGATAAAAGTGTATaagattttgagaggcatagatagggtagtcagaaCCTTCTTGGATAGGCTACGTTTTGGCTTGGAACccttctttctgaagaagggtcccaccatgaaacatcacctatccattcccgccattgatgctgcctgagccgctgagttactccagcacttttgttgtaTCCTGATTGTAGAGTTGAAGATGTGCTCTTGAATTAGCCTTACATGTAACCATTCCAGTATATTTATAACATATGCATCCGACTGACAATGTCAACAATTGTACAGATATGTTCCGGCCACAAAACAAGACAAATCCAAACACCTGCTTACCATCCTAATCAGATTATTCAGAATCAGCTTACTGGTGGAGGGCCATGTTATACTCTGCTTCCACttaatcccacacacacacacacagaattaaAGTAATAAAACCACGTACCTAATTGGGGGATTCCTGGCCATGGTCCCTTCTGTTGCCATGTTGCCATGTCTATGATATTGATACATATTTGAAGAACTCCTCCAGCTTCTGACATTTTCCATATCATCTCCTCAACCAAGATTGAACCCCACAGAAAAACAGTGAGATTGGATCATCACATGAGACTTTTTAAGAGGCATTCTTGTTCATTTTATTCATGGCAGGATGAGTTCAATAATAGAAGACAGACCTGTGGAATCTTCCCTTAAACACTGCCAGCAATAATGCCATGCAATATACTGTAATAGAACTGTTCATAGTGGCAAATTACAAAATGTGTTCCCCATTGGTTAACTGAATTGGAACTTTGCAAGTTGTAGTCCAAACAACTTAAAAATCTGCTACTGTAGTCACTGCCACAATGAACAATAAATGGTTTTCTTAAAATaagtgattttatttatttttcaaaaatgtgATCAAAATTAGTGGCCTGGAAAGAATAAATTTACTTCGGTGTTGatcatttaaaaatgtaaatttaactaCAAAACAATGCCATTTAATACTAAGTCCCTATAAGACCTAACTTGGTAACTTGCAAACTTAATCTTGGAGACAGTATGCTGCACTGATTTTGGGCAGGATTGAGCTCTGCATCTCCCAATCTTCAGAAGCCAAATCCTGCAAATAAGGTGGGAGAGAAAGATATTTTCAAAATACAGTGCATGAACAACCCAGATGAAAGGCATCATTTCTTACAACAAAATACTGTACTAGTTCACCTGTGAATTTAGCCTAATAAACCACATTTGTTTTGTAATCACTGAGCCAATTTTACATCCTATTAATCTAATTATTTAATAGTTTATGACCATACAATGTCTTAAGATTAAAagacctaggagcagaattatgccattcagcccatcgagtctgatccaccattcaatcatggctaatctatttttttcctcacaacctcattctcctgccttctcccggtaacctttgacaatcttattaatcaagaatctatcaatctctgctttaaaaatgacttggcctccaccgtcatCTGTttcataaattccacagattcaccaccctctggctaaataaattcctcctcgtcaccattctaaaggtatgtccttttattctgagtctgtgctctctggtcctcgatacacccattactggaaacacccttccacatccactttatctaggcctttcattatgccACCAGGCAACGATGGTTGCCTAGCCAACAATCCGTCTGtcttttctttctgttttgtgattttaagtatgtgttaaaagtatgttttagtgtttcttggtttgttttgtgtGAGGGGTAGGGTTTggagaaacttttttcaatctcttacctcgacggagatgcgattttttccatgtcgcatctctgtcctccattacGGTCAAACATCATGGTGTagcgcggcctttcctggaggccGACCCGGCGCTTCAACGCAGGCGCGGCGCcggcttaccatcgtggagcaACGATCCCCTTACCGGGGagtgactgtggagagctccaaccgcggccctgtggactttaacatcttggagccCGGTTTGAACATCACGGTCCCTGGTTAGTTTCAACCATCCCGACGAGGGAGTTTCAtcaccccgacgcgagggcctcgaaTCGCCGGCCGCAGGAGCTTTGatggccccgactgcggatggatcGACAGCCCCAACCGCGGAGAAGAAAGAGGgagtgattggactttactgccctccatcacagtgaggaatgtggggagctgctgtggtggatgtttatgttaaattttattttatgtggttgtgtgtcttactGTTTTTCACTCGGTGTGgccgtatggtaactcaaatttcactgtacgttatggtatatatgacaataaacccatcTAGAATCTTGAatacagtaggtttcaatgagattaacgctcatccttctgaactccaacgATGACAGATCCAGAGCCATTGAACGCTCTTACGTTAACCCAAtcgtccccaggatcattctcgcaaacctcctctggaccctttccaatgccagcacatccttcctgagatatgatgcccaaaactgctcacaatattcctaaTGTGATGTGGcttttaaagcctcagcattacatccttgcttttatattctagtcctcttcaaatgaatgctaacattgcatttgcctttcttcTCAACCTGCGAAGtaaccttttgggaattctgcactagcactcccaagtcccataCGCCTCCAATTTATGAGTCCTTCCCCAATTAGAAAATACTTTGCACCTTTTTTCCTTCTATGCatgactgtacactttgctacgctgtactccatttgccacttctttgcccactctcccaatgtGTCCAATTCCTTCTGCAAATTCCCTGCTTCTTTAACACTACTTGCTCCTCCacttatctttgtatcatctgcaaattgggctacaaagccatcaattgcatcatccagatcattaacatacaACCTGAAAAGTAGTGGACCCAACGCCAACCCACAGAACACCACTAGccaccggcagccaaccagaaaaggcacacgctattcccactctttgttttctgccagTCACCAAACTTTCAATCGAtgctagtaccttgcctctaataccatgggctcctatCTTGTTTTGCAAAGAGTATCCTACAACTTTCCTTTATCTATCCTACTTGTTACTTCTACAAAGAATTCCACCAGACTTGTGCTGCACATCCACTTCCATTCCCAACTGCATCTCCTGCTTCAAAATCTTCATGAATTTGATCAAGATATTCAAAAACTATTTGCTTTAACAAATCAGTGCActccgtatcttcccctttgctgtacCCATTATACTCAAGTTGGATTTAACTGCATTcatgtatagcattatctgatttgcatcgatatcatgcaaaacataactttacactgtacctcggtacatttgacaataataaatttaaattcagtgattATAGGGTTGGAAGGATTATAGGATGCTGCCTCCAAATCAGAGTCCACATTTTTTCAAATGTTAATTAACTTTGTCGTTGATTCGCATCGTTAATTTTTTCCCAGCCATTCATTATTAAAGAGCTGACCACTACATAATTCAAGTGTTTGCGTCTTTCCTTTTTTCTGAAAACACAAACAATTGCATCCTTCATTCTCTGGTCCCATTCCTAAATTCAAAGGCTATTAGACAAGTTACAGCACCACCAACCTTGTAAAATAGCATTTGTAAAATGCCATTTTATTCAGGACGTCCGACAAGCATAGGAACTCTTTAATTTACAAGATATGGACCTGAACTCAAATTCTACAAATGAAAAGATAGTAGCAACCTCCAATCTACTTTACGTCTTTCCAGAGAAAACTGAGACTTACCTTGGGCAAACAACTGATTTGTGTTGGTGCTGATCTTGAAAAAGGCCTGACTGAACCACCACGACCTGTTGTTGATAGTTGGGCCACTTTGTCAACAAGGCTGGAAGTAATTGGCTGTGGCCGTGGAACCAGACCCAGGTCACCTACTTTATAGTGGGTCAGAAAGCCTGATTCTTTAACAGCACTAGACGCAGAACTGCGTCTATGGGGGGGGAAAAAACAAGTCTTGAGGATGGAATGGAGGGGAAAACAAGAATTGTTACCAACACTGCTTTAGCCCATTGCAAATTACTACCAGATAAACAAACATTTAACCCAcatttaagaggctattagataggtacatggatatgcattgatatatatggatcacatgcaggcagaggagatttgtttcatctgacattatgtttggcatggacattgtgggtcaaagagcttgtttcttGCTGTACTGTGAAACCAACTATGAATGACACAGTGCCAGTCTCAGCAGGAGGATTAAAACAAAACCAGGTAAAACACCTTGGATTTAATTCCTGAATTTGCAGCAAATGATCTTGGGTCTAATGACCAATGGCAATAGGATGAAATCAGCTGGATTTCAGAGTCCAGACGGCCATTAGTCACTCTCCATGAAAACACATCCCAGGGAGCCTGCATTAAACCCAGCACCAAATAGCAATAAACGCATTCTATTCAATTTAGAGTGAATAAATTCTGAATATTCCAaaccacagtggcgtagcggtagagtcactgccttacagcctcaaaggccagagtttgatcctcattatgggtgctttctgtatggtctatctgtattcttcgtgactgcgtggggttttttccgggtgctccaattccctcacacattccaaagccatgcaagtttgtaggttaattgacttctgtaaattgtcccgggtgtgtatgatggaactagtgtacgggtgatcgttagtcAGTGCGcactccacactgcatctctacacTAACAGGAATGAATCTCAGTTCAAGTTTGTAAAGATCCCATATTACTACCATTCCTTTATCAGCTGAGTCAGCCTCCATTATGGGGATGGGCAGCAACTGTTTGACcagatcaacactggagaaaatggcaCTATACGTGTGTTCTTATCTCATGCTGATTTCACAATGACAATGGTCAGATTGGACAGTTAAACGTGCAGGTCTCCTGTATCGTGAACTGGATGAAAGTGACCCTTAGTGCCACATAGGATCAGAGGTGCTGGAGATCTTGCTGCACCTCAAGCTAAATCATCATCTTCAGACAACAGGGACAACACTGTCAAGAAGAACAAATACTGGGCCCCAGGGAGAAGATGCAAGGTGTAGTTATTACTCAACATACTACATTAAACTGTGTTAATCTTCTGGTGATTTTGAAATTTCATTTGCACAGGGTTAAAAAATTATGAGACCACTTTACGTCTCTAAGTTGTAATGTGTGGATTTGTGCTCTTGCTGAGAGCCCAGTTGAAAAGTGCCAGAGATCAGAATTATCCAAGGTTTAATTCTTATTTTATGCTGAATGAGATGATTTCGGGTGAAACAGATATTGTGTACCAAAAGCCAGTTTGTGCCAGTTCATGTCCCCATGGCTTAAGTTCACATCCTTGGCTCGTGAACAATGGTGGTTTGGGTGACATACCACAGGTCTAATCCAGCAAAAAACAGTGGTTTCATGCCAAGGAAGGAACCTgaactgaagtttaaaaaaaatacacaacaATAAAATTAATATATTTTCCTGAAAAACGAAATCACACCACATAAATGGATTAACACCTGGATTAAAAATTTGTCTGCACACCTTACTGTTATTTTCCCTGGTTTATGTTCAATAAAAGGCAGCTCAGTGGTAATAAATTCCTCGGGTGAAGGTCCAAGACCAAGTACAGCTGCACTGTTCAGTAACTGCAGCAGTTTCTGCATCATTTGACTTCGGCGAGTATACCCTACCATCTGAGACTCGGTCTTTTCTTCACCGATGGTAAGAACGTTTTCATCTGTACATTCTGTGCTCTCCTGTGGAGAAAAAGATCCTGTAAAATTTCTAATCCTGCAATTAACATCTACCAAATAGCACCATGCAGGTATCATTAAAAGACAGCAGTGATTCACAAAGGGTCATCattgtgtcaagagtgtttaagagGTAGACAAGATGCGCTGGTGTTGCCAGTATTGCCCAGATCCCATgtcataatatattttttaaagtataaAGGTTTTTACAAGAGACAGagaaaatgtgaaaataaaaatTGATCCTTGGAACTCACCTTAGAGCCACAGAGTCAAACAGTACTGAAACAGGTCACTAGGTCCAACTCTCCCATGCCAACTAAaatgcccatctacactcgtcccacctgctcacatttggcccttatccctctaaacctttcctatgcatgtacctgtccaagtgtcttttaaatgtttaaaaaaaacaaaaagtgctcaattaactcagcaggtcaagcaacatccctggagaacatgggttgctgacgtttttgggttgggaccctactccAGCCACTtagtgtcttttaaaaaatataaactagcatctgcagtttgttgtttctacattctattttgtaaatgttgttgtagtacccgTCTTAACTACCTCATCTGCAGGGGTCAGTGGCAGCTGTAGGCACAAGCCTGGAAGCAGCCGAGGTAGCTGTGTGGGACGGCAGTGGCGTCAGAAGTCCCGCATGAAAGCAGCTGGGGAGGCAGTGCCAGGCTAAGTGTGGTGTCGGCAGCCCAGCTTGGCGGTGAAGGTCAGTAGgtctgtccgctataaccaaaatcagtTATAAACTGCTGTAATAACGGGGGTTTACTGTAGCTTTAAAACTGTAAAGTGTTTAACTGCTGATCTACCATGGGGTGGCAGCATTGGGTTTTTAACCAATGAATTACAGAGCCTGGGCATTTACACACAGAACTAAGGATCAGCAGCCTTCCATAAGTTCAAGATCAACTGCATTTTAAGTATTTTATTACATTAccgtgtggtgggggtgggattgTGAGAATGTTTTacctgtgtggggggctggaattGGAGGAGGCTGAACCTAGAGAGGTAGCATTAATTCCATTAATTAATGTGATAGTTACTTTAATAAGGTCTAAAAAGCATTTGATTAACAAAAGGAGAGCGAATTTAAGATGCTCACAAAAAGGATTAGAAAAACTTTGTTCCAAAGGAGTTAGAGCAGGAAATTTTCTCTTCCAAACGGAAAAGAATCTGAACAAGAGATTTagctttttttcttttaaaaaacctGAATTTATGCTAGTCTTGTTTTCAGTAATTAGTTTGGGGCAGGAATTAACTCTGTAGGGTCGAAAGGCTCATGTTCTCCGAATGTTGGGACGTAACAAGTGATGctcctgaagaaaagtctcgacccgaaacctcacccattccctctctccagagatgctgcctgtcccgctgagttactccagcattttgggtctatgctCCTCAGGGTTCTATATTTGGGCCTCCTCCCCTTTTACTGATATATTTCATAATGAAGGAGAAAGGAAGAACAAAGAATTGTTCAGTCAAATTTGTAGTCAATAGTAGTTACGAAGGACAATAGTTTTGAGGAATAAATGAGCTCATAGGACTAATGTTAACagattggataggcacatggatgtgcagagaagtgGGGGATATagagcatgtgcaggcagaaaggatTACTTCAACattgcattatgttcagcacagacattgtgaccaaagagcctgctcctgtgctgtactttttatGTTCTAAGTGAGTAGCAAAACTATTCAGATTAAATTTATTATGCAGAAATGTTGGTTATTTAATTCATCTGTAATGTAGGGAGCCGTAAACTATCATGTTGCCCATGAATTAAATAAGCATAGAAAAGATTTTGAATTGTGCCCATAAACAAAAACATGCCAAACCCAAGTGCTAATGGCGCAGAAAACAAACCACATCGTTGATGTTCCTCATCTGATGAAGTGGACAGCCAGTCCAAGTGGAATTTGTATAGGACATTAAAGGAGGGAACAACAAAGTGCACACAATGTACTGCATTTTGAGCTCCTGAGAAGCATTGAAACAAATGATATCTGCTTAGGACCTACCCTTGCTTAATAATTTTGACTGCATACTGCCACAAAGATAAGCCTTGCATAAATCCAAGTTTTAAAAATTTCACTTatttcatccaaaatcagaataaAAAGCTTCTATATTTAAGAAATTCTAGGAGAGTTTGTCTGTAATAGTTTGAAGCCATTCTAAAAATTGAGTGTTATTAGTCTAAATTGcttttcagagaagatttatataaAGACCATTATGGGACAAGTGCTCATTTTTCAAAAAACACACAAGGAATAGCAAATGAAGAAGGATTGACATGAGGGTCCCCCAAATGCTGGCCTCCCTTCCTCAGTGTCCCAAATGGGTTTGTACATTGAGGACCATGGCCTACACCAGGTCTCTGCCAAACAGCTGCAATCTATCTTGTGTAAATGCAAAGCATGGACTCTGATTCTAGTTGAAACAAGATTCTTGAAACAGATGTTGAAACGGTCAGTCTCAAatgggaaacaaaaaaaaaatactgCTTGGCAGTTGAGCAAAAAGCACACCAAAATAAGCCCAAAGGAGGTGGGCACAAATCACGCACAGTGCCAATTATTCCATTGTGAAAATGCCGTAATTGTTTATTTTATGTTACTTTGCGTAGTCTGTGCAAGTTCGTAAAGAATAATAAACTCAACCCAGCTGCTCTAGCCTTTAACTGTTTTTTTCTGTTAGCAAATTACATATGGTTCTTATTAAAACTAATTTGAGAAAATCTTTGAGTTGAAGAGATGCATCGTCTAATTCTAAAGGAAGAGTAACTCAATGTGCATTTTTCTGCCAGCACCATGCTATCCTTTGGTTCCAGGGGCACTGTGAGCTAAGTCCAAGCAGTTCCCAATCAATTACAACTGTTAGTAGGCTATTTGCATATTTTTGCATATtttcattgcttatttttattggtcttattgttgaactgcgggtaatttttcatttcaccgcacatttatgtgtatgtgacaaataaattgactattgactattgcttTGTTCATGAGGAACTGCATTACTTTACACAAAAGCTCCCTCCTTGGACAtttatgaataaagttctattgtatcgtatcgtatcgtatttgcATTTTTCAGCAAGGATTCATAGACATCTTTCAAAAGTAAGAACCCAACGCAGGCAAAGGATATCAAGGCTTTTTATAGAATTCTGGTCAATGGCAATTAAACTGATTAAATCTAATATTCCCACAATTCTCAGtggcatcttggcatcatgttcaggacagacattgtggaccgaagggtctgtacaGTACAGTAGagggcatattgactggttgcatcacagccaggTTTGACaatttgaatgcccaggagcaaagacgtggtgaacactgcccagtccgtcATGGGTTCAgacatccccaccatcaaagggatttacaggagtcgcttcCTCAAGAAGGGagccagtgtcagagacccacaccaccctggccgctcactcatttcactcctgccatcgggaagaagatataggtgcTTGAAAACTGTAGGGTCCAGGTTCAGGCATCTTCCCTACAGCCGTCAGGCTATAAACACTACAAActctaaataagctctgaactacatagacttgggggcattagttttgtgtttttcatatatatatacacacacatatatatatatatatatacacacacacacaaatatatacacatatatatacacatatgtatacacatatatacacatatatatacatatatacacacacacatatatgtgtgtgtatacacatatacatacatatatatatatatatgttaatgTATGTACGTgcacatatacatacatgcacacagaacttttttctcgtttatcatattgtttacagagtactatgtttacatattctgttgttatgctgcaagtaagaatttcattgttctctctgggacatatgacaataaaacacccttgaccgtTCCCGTTTTGTACTAATCTATATACTCCATACCACCAACATGAAGGACAAAGATGGGTGCATAGGTGTAATGAACAACATAACTGAACAAAACCAAATAAGGGTGCAAGAACAGAAGGCAGCTTTCTGCCACCAATCAGCTTTCAAAAAGATGTCATGCATTTGCCACCAAAAAAGGTCTACTGTCAAAATGTACGCTTTCTTACCAGCAGAGCATCTTTCAAAGCATAGGCAGCATCAGAGAGGACTTTCTCTGCCAGTTTCCTGCGCCTTTCCTGGTGTTCCACGTAGACCATCTGTTTTTCCAACTGAGATTGTTTTATTTCCATATCCTTCTTAACAGATGTTATTTCATTCCTGAACGTTAAACATAGGGAGATAACAGCCTTCTTTAAATAAAGTTACTCAATATTAAGTTTCAGTAACTCCAACTTCCCACATTTAGTAAGACCATAACCATCTCAAAATACTATATTCTAATCTTCCGTCGAGTGTTAAGACTTAACTCTCCCTAATAATCCTTAGGTTGATCAGTTTGTTCCCTGAAGTGTGGAGAAATTAATTTCCACGTTTAAGGTAATGACTTACTGGGGTTCATAAGAAAGAAAGATCTTACTTGTGGAAGTGATGTTTTTgagaaatgaaataaaaataaaactatcTAATCTAATATCTAACATTTTGTTGTCAAAAGCCCAcacaaggtttaggtttattattgtcacgtgcaccaaggtacagggaaagctttgttttgcatgctatccaatcaaattgaATAAGATAATACGAGGTAATAAATACGATCAagacaaattcaagtacaataagtaaagcgaggggaaggtacagagtgtagaatattgtTCTTGGaattgtagcacaacagttccagtaacaatgtccaatgtccacaatagggCCAGAAGAatcgtaagaagggtctcgacccgaaacgtcacccattccctctctcctgagatgctgcctgacctgctgagttactccagcattttatgtaccagcatctgcagttattttcttacactagcttATGGAGGGATCATTCTGAATTTGTAACAGAGGAGAAAAAGCAGTTCCCGAGTCTGGTAATGCGCATGGATGGAGTTGCAAATACCTTAGAAATTCATTCTGAGCctcaaggtcttttattgttaTCTCAAATTCTTGAACCATCTTCTCCCTCTGAGTGCAGCTTTCCAGTGACTTCTGCTGCTCTTTGCATTTCTCAGTCAGCATTAGAATAACCTGAAATTCAATCAATATATTCCAGTCAGGCATGGAGAAGAGACGTTTTCCACGGTTAGATCAATAGGAAAAAAACAGGGAAGTGGATATTCTTGAAAGAAACCATCCTTAAAGAATGAAGGCAGAAAGAGGTTTGCCAATTGCATTGTTTGGATTACATGTTGCTTTGATTGTCAAAAAGCAAAAATGAACCCCACTGGACTAAA from Rhinoraja longicauda isolate Sanriku21f unplaced genomic scaffold, sRhiLon1.1 Scf000284, whole genome shotgun sequence harbors:
- the LOC144590753 gene encoding cilia- and flagella-associated protein 157-like, producing the protein YQRRLDELEVTKTDSDEKHDQFSKDLQDVITYLKKGLNQKIDEVADLNDKIVGLVQAKETDKTTYESQMSQLRQEFHETKDRLTSENMILAGKLDALEEFRIQKEDLMANFAALEQQLLQQEEEHTDIIYNLERRAVIDKDRLKKEMIARVNAVAAEFHRISKKQVADTTKRAIRENVSISSQLGKMSDKSMKIIKENDELKNEAMRQWRNINILEEGQKELVRKNLSNVKVILMLTEKCKEQQKSLESCTQREKMVQEFEITIKDLEAQNEFLRNEITSVKKDMEIKQSQLEKQMVYVEHQERRRKLAEKVLSDAAYALKDALLESTECTDENVLTIGEEKTESQMVGYTRRSQMMQKLLQLLNSAAVLGLGPSPEEFITTELPFIEHKPGKITVRRSSASSAVKESGFLTHYKVGDLGLVPRPQPITSSLVDKVAQLSTTGRGGSVRPFSRSAPTQISCLPKDLASEDWEMQSSILPKISAAYCLQD